The Sediminispirochaeta smaragdinae DSM 11293 genome has a segment encoding these proteins:
- a CDS encoding TRAP transporter large permease, giving the protein MTLLWVSMISMLLLGFPFMVVILGSLLLYIGTAYPSFNFTVLVQQVINGMTPPALVCVPMFILGANIITSGEAAPRLINMVKSFVGHIPGGLPITTNASCTLFGAVSGSTQATVSAIGGTMRPMLLKAGYNSSFTLALIINSSDIALLIPPSIGFIVYGVVTNTSIGKLFLAGIIPGILIFLMFSIYSYAYSKIKHVGVLPKASWKERKKAIKDGILVVGFPLIIVGGIYAGIFSPTEAAAAAVAYALLLEGLVYRTLTWKKLVNAFLDTGVITGVVFILVGAGQAFSWFISFLRLPQQIMPAIIGADPTQLKVIAIVVISYFVACMFVDPIVAIYVLSPIFQPYVTSLGIDPVFLGTLVTLQAAIGSATPPFGCDIFTAQLIFRRPYWEVIRSTPPFILMLILATILIIIFPELATFLPNSALIN; this is encoded by the coding sequence ATGACACTTTTATGGGTGAGTATGATCAGCATGCTGCTCCTGGGGTTTCCTTTTATGGTGGTTATCCTCGGATCCTTGCTGCTGTATATAGGCACTGCATATCCGTCCTTTAATTTTACCGTGCTGGTTCAGCAGGTCATCAACGGAATGACCCCGCCTGCACTGGTCTGCGTACCGATGTTCATTCTCGGTGCCAATATCATTACGTCGGGAGAGGCTGCTCCCCGACTCATCAATATGGTTAAAAGTTTTGTCGGTCATATTCCGGGAGGTTTACCGATAACGACCAATGCAAGCTGTACGCTTTTTGGTGCGGTTTCCGGTTCGACTCAGGCTACGGTATCGGCAATCGGCGGGACCATGAGGCCGATGCTCCTGAAGGCTGGCTACAATAGCTCCTTTACCCTCGCCTTGATCATTAATTCGAGTGATATTGCACTCCTTATTCCACCGAGTATCGGCTTTATTGTGTATGGCGTGGTAACCAACACCTCAATCGGGAAGCTCTTTCTTGCCGGTATCATTCCTGGAATTTTGATCTTTCTTATGTTCTCGATCTATTCCTATGCGTATTCGAAGATAAAGCACGTAGGAGTACTGCCCAAGGCAAGCTGGAAGGAGCGCAAGAAAGCGATCAAAGATGGTATTCTTGTTGTTGGCTTTCCGCTGATTATCGTTGGTGGAATTTATGCCGGAATATTCAGCCCCACCGAGGCTGCCGCAGCGGCCGTTGCCTATGCCCTTCTTCTCGAAGGTCTTGTGTATCGAACGCTTACCTGGAAGAAACTGGTCAACGCCTTCCTTGATACGGGCGTCATTACCGGGGTTGTTTTTATCCTTGTTGGGGCGGGACAGGCCTTTAGCTGGTTTATCAGCTTTTTGCGGCTTCCCCAGCAAATTATGCCTGCCATCATCGGCGCCGATCCGACCCAGTTGAAGGTAATAGCGATTGTCGTTATCTCCTATTTTGTCGCCTGCATGTTTGTGGATCCCATTGTTGCGATCTACGTACTGAGTCCCATTTTTCAGCCCTATGTGACAAGTCTGGGAATCGATCCTGTTTTTCTCGGTACCCTGGTAACCCTGCAGGCTGCCATCGGTTCGGCAACGCCCCCCTTCGGCTGTGATATTTTTACCGCCCAGTTAATATTCAGGCGGCCCTATTGGGAGGTTATACGCAGCACGCCACCCTTTATTTTGATGCTGATTCTGGCGACGATTCTCATCATCATTTTCCCCGAGCTGGCGACCTTCCTGCCGAATTCGGCACTTATCAACTAG
- a CDS encoding aspartate aminotransferase family protein: protein MEDDKIFEPLSLKHAPDIKVTPPGPKSQAILKYQSEHESSAVSYSKGMPMALKLGKGATLVDVDDNVFIDMFGGAGVMALGSSHPEILKVAHEQIDQVTHSLDIPTPTRQKMVETLMKILPDELTRVFFGGPTGSDAVEQAIKLARYNTGRYEVIAFEGAYHGMTGTALALTSDEGHREGLGPLTPGVRFIPFPYTYRNPFGCPDENVDLQAAETLERVLSDSHSGYSKPAAVILESVQGEGGTIIPTTRFMKRVREICDKHDVLLICDEIQAGLGRTGKMFAFQHFDIVPDIITMSKALGGMGFPISAIAYKEKLNTWPTGKTIGTFRGNMIAFAAGAAGLNWMLDNKVCEHATELGKKCMVKLKKLEADCSIVGEARGIGLMMAIEMVKDKKTKEPAPDFAKKVRTYAHRRGVMIEIGGHYNNVARLLPPLIITEKLAMTAIDIISDVIRDIEKEAKEG, encoded by the coding sequence ATGGAAGATGACAAAATTTTCGAACCGCTTTCGTTGAAGCATGCCCCGGATATAAAGGTGACGCCCCCGGGGCCAAAGTCTCAAGCGATTCTGAAGTATCAGAGCGAACACGAGAGTTCCGCGGTTTCCTACTCCAAGGGAATGCCCATGGCCCTGAAGCTGGGCAAGGGTGCGACCCTTGTGGACGTTGACGATAATGTCTTTATCGATATGTTTGGCGGCGCAGGGGTTATGGCCCTCGGAAGCAGCCATCCCGAGATTCTGAAGGTTGCCCACGAACAGATAGATCAGGTTACCCACAGTCTCGACATCCCTACGCCCACACGGCAGAAGATGGTCGAAACCCTGATGAAGATTCTTCCCGATGAGCTTACAAGGGTTTTCTTCGGCGGTCCTACCGGAAGCGATGCCGTGGAGCAAGCTATTAAATTGGCACGCTACAATACCGGCCGCTATGAGGTCATCGCCTTTGAGGGGGCCTATCACGGTATGACCGGAACCGCCTTGGCCCTTACCTCCGATGAGGGCCACAGAGAGGGGCTGGGTCCCCTGACACCGGGGGTCCGCTTTATTCCCTTCCCCTATACCTACCGGAATCCATTCGGCTGCCCCGATGAGAATGTCGATCTTCAGGCTGCAGAGACCCTTGAGCGCGTATTGAGCGACAGCCACTCCGGTTATTCTAAACCGGCCGCCGTCATCCTTGAATCGGTCCAGGGTGAGGGAGGAACCATCATTCCCACCACCCGTTTCATGAAGCGGGTTCGGGAGATCTGCGATAAGCATGATGTATTGCTGATTTGTGATGAGATCCAGGCAGGCCTCGGCCGTACCGGTAAGATGTTTGCCTTCCAGCACTTCGATATCGTTCCCGATATCATCACCATGAGCAAGGCTCTTGGCGGTATGGGCTTCCCCATCAGTGCCATTGCCTATAAAGAGAAACTGAACACCTGGCCGACGGGAAAGACCATCGGAACCTTCCGGGGAAATATGATTGCTTTTGCTGCCGGTGCCGCAGGTTTGAACTGGATGCTCGACAATAAGGTGTGTGAACATGCAACCGAACTTGGCAAGAAATGCATGGTTAAACTGAAAAAGCTTGAAGCCGATTGTTCCATCGTTGGCGAAGCGCGGGGAATCGGTCTCATGATGGCCATTGAGATGGTAAAGGATAAGAAGACCAAGGAACCCGCCCCCGATTTTGCAAAAAAGGTGAGGACCTATGCCCATCGTCGTGGCGTCATGATTGAGATTGGCGGTCACTACAATAACGTTGCCCGCCTTCTCCCTCCGCTTATCATAACCGAAAAACTTGCCATGACTGCCATAGACATTATCTCCGATGTCATTCGGGATATCGAAAAAGAAGCAAAGGAGGGGTGA
- a CDS encoding TRAP transporter substrate-binding protein, with protein sequence MKKRVLISVLMITLITFGGLFAQGGQEAAGGASGKVIKAKLASEEIEGDFMTVWANNFADYMREQTDGQFDLEVYPYGTLGDTRDINELAQIGVVEFVFTDFAWISAFVPEVQVLSLHYLWPKERMPEVLEWVVENGEIMPFLDKAFRKNGLVPLGIVYEGWQWITAKPKAVTLDDLQGMKTRVMGSKLLVEDYRAYGMSPTPMSYGEVYSGLQTGLIDAQVNPLFADYSMKFYEVTNYFTQMWAEPFLGIPTVNMQFYDQLPEDMQKMMKTFFLENIINAAEWIDNRNASDRKKIEEEKPDIVWTEWDKEEISKAKSMAESVWNDKYPGIAGDGAVEALKILLRDIENAKSALGVE encoded by the coding sequence ATGAAGAAAAGAGTTCTTATCTCTGTGTTGATGATTACCCTTATCACCTTTGGTGGTCTTTTTGCACAGGGCGGTCAGGAAGCGGCTGGTGGCGCTTCCGGTAAGGTTATCAAGGCTAAGCTCGCTTCCGAGGAGATCGAAGGCGATTTTATGACGGTATGGGCAAATAATTTTGCCGATTATATGAGAGAACAGACCGATGGACAGTTCGATCTCGAGGTATATCCCTACGGAACCCTTGGTGATACCAGAGATATCAATGAGCTGGCTCAGATTGGTGTTGTCGAGTTCGTCTTTACCGATTTTGCATGGATCAGCGCCTTTGTTCCCGAGGTTCAGGTTTTAAGCCTTCATTACCTCTGGCCCAAGGAGCGAATGCCGGAAGTCCTGGAATGGGTTGTGGAAAATGGAGAGATTATGCCCTTCCTCGATAAGGCCTTTCGAAAGAACGGACTTGTTCCCCTCGGTATTGTCTACGAAGGGTGGCAGTGGATTACCGCCAAGCCAAAGGCCGTTACCCTCGATGATCTTCAGGGTATGAAGACCAGGGTCATGGGTTCCAAACTTCTTGTTGAAGACTACCGTGCCTACGGCATGAGCCCGACCCCCATGAGCTACGGCGAGGTTTACAGCGGACTCCAGACCGGGCTGATTGATGCCCAGGTCAATCCTCTCTTTGCCGATTACAGCATGAAGTTCTATGAGGTAACCAACTACTTTACCCAGATGTGGGCCGAACCCTTTCTCGGCATCCCCACGGTCAACATGCAGTTCTACGATCAGTTGCCCGAGGATATGCAGAAAATGATGAAGACGTTCTTCTTGGAGAACATCATCAATGCTGCCGAGTGGATCGATAACCGAAATGCCAGCGACCGAAAGAAGATCGAAGAAGAGAAACCCGACATTGTCTGGACCGAATGGGACAAGGAAGAGATCTCCAAGGCAAAGAGCATGGCGGAGAGTGTGTGGAACGATAAATATCCTGGTATTGCCGGAGATGGTGCCGTTGAGGCCCTCAAAATCCTTCTTCGGGATATCGAAAATGCAAAGTCTGCCCTCGGAGTTGAATAA
- a CDS encoding IclR family transcriptional regulator codes for MTVLHNINMSSNIDTKSYAPATTVIKAFRLLEYIGYSQPVQPAQMVRALGLTRANVYRLLTTLMKIGYVIREDEGYMLSFKLFKLGSTVPLSRNLRDVAKPMMTALMKEVGENIYLTVLCEDTVIAIEEVKSSNHLTLNPDVTYTYPLNTCASGKLFFAAMEEDIKQRMLSSLTFEKRTERTLVTPEAFIEASRLASARGYALELQEFSDDLNSMASPIVDYRGQMVASIAISGPSMRLTEDRLSAWIGPLKKTAQLISEELGREN; via the coding sequence ATGACCGTGTTGCACAATATAAACATGAGTTCAAATATTGATACAAAAAGCTACGCACCTGCAACTACGGTGATTAAGGCTTTTCGGCTGTTGGAATACATAGGTTATTCCCAGCCCGTTCAGCCGGCTCAAATGGTGCGTGCTTTGGGGCTTACACGGGCGAATGTCTACCGGCTTCTGACGACGCTGATGAAAATCGGCTACGTTATCCGGGAGGATGAGGGGTATATGCTCTCCTTTAAGCTTTTTAAGCTGGGAAGCACGGTTCCTTTAAGCCGGAATTTACGTGATGTGGCAAAACCGATGATGACGGCCCTCATGAAAGAGGTGGGGGAGAATATCTACCTCACGGTTCTTTGCGAGGATACGGTTATTGCCATCGAAGAGGTGAAGAGCTCGAATCACCTCACCCTCAACCCCGATGTTACCTACACCTATCCGCTTAACACCTGCGCAAGCGGCAAGCTCTTTTTCGCAGCCATGGAAGAAGATATCAAACAGCGGATGCTTTCCTCTCTCACCTTTGAAAAGCGTACGGAGCGCACGCTTGTGACGCCCGAAGCCTTTATCGAGGCTTCTCGTCTTGCCTCGGCCAGAGGCTATGCCCTTGAGCTTCAGGAGTTCAGCGACGACCTCAACAGCATGGCTTCTCCCATTGTCGATTACCGTGGTCAAATGGTCGCTTCCATAGCGATTTCCGGTCCTTCAATGCGTTTGACGGAAGATCGGCTTTCTGCTTGGATCGGCCCCCTCAAAAAAACAGCACAATTAATTAGCGAAGAACTGGGCAGAGAAAATTAG
- a CDS encoding aspartate-semialdehyde dehydrogenase: MAKKAQYNVAVVGAMGMVGGEMIRTLERRNFPVAELRPLDIAANAGKEVSFRGKNWKVQEAKGENFEGIDIAIFSAGGDASLELAPKAAERGAVVVDNSSAWRMDPKCPLVVPEVNPADLKWHNGIIANPNCSTIQMVVALKPLHDYAKIKRVVVSTYQAVSGAGKAGTDSLTNEAKSYLETGKVQTTGKFQYQIAFNCIPHIDVFQEGGNTKEENKMIFETCKIMGDDSIKVSATCVRVPVWYGHSESVNIETERPLSPEKARGLLATAPGIKVVDEPAKNGYPMPLFSNDEDLTMVGRIRKDESIANGLNMWVVSNNVRKGAALNAVQVAESLLEQNIL; the protein is encoded by the coding sequence TTGGCAAAGAAAGCACAATACAATGTAGCCGTCGTAGGAGCCATGGGTATGGTCGGCGGAGAAATGATCAGAACCCTTGAGCGAAGAAACTTCCCTGTTGCCGAGCTTCGTCCCCTCGATATTGCAGCCAACGCCGGCAAAGAGGTCTCTTTTCGCGGAAAGAACTGGAAGGTACAGGAAGCTAAGGGTGAAAATTTCGAGGGCATAGATATCGCCATCTTTTCCGCCGGTGGGGATGCAAGCCTCGAGCTTGCGCCAAAGGCTGCAGAGCGGGGCGCCGTTGTTGTGGACAATTCATCGGCATGGCGGATGGATCCCAAGTGTCCTTTGGTCGTTCCCGAAGTAAACCCGGCCGATCTGAAATGGCATAATGGGATCATCGCAAATCCAAACTGCTCCACCATTCAGATGGTGGTGGCTCTGAAACCCCTCCACGATTATGCAAAGATAAAACGTGTTGTCGTATCGACCTACCAGGCGGTGAGCGGGGCCGGAAAGGCCGGTACCGATTCCCTTACGAATGAGGCAAAGAGCTATCTTGAGACCGGAAAGGTTCAGACAACCGGCAAGTTCCAGTACCAGATTGCCTTCAACTGTATTCCCCACATCGATGTTTTCCAGGAAGGGGGAAATACCAAGGAAGAGAACAAGATGATCTTCGAAACCTGCAAGATCATGGGAGACGACTCCATCAAGGTGTCGGCAACCTGTGTTCGTGTTCCTGTCTGGTACGGTCACAGCGAATCGGTGAATATCGAAACCGAACGGCCTCTAAGCCCGGAAAAGGCCAGGGGCCTGCTTGCTACCGCTCCGGGGATAAAGGTTGTGGATGAACCGGCGAAGAACGGTTATCCGATGCCTCTCTTTTCAAATGATGAAGACCTCACCATGGTTGGCCGCATCCGCAAGGATGAGAGCATCGCCAACGGCCTGAACATGTGGGTTGTTTCCAATAATGTTAGAAAAGGGGCCGCCCTGAATGCTGTTCAGGTTGCCGAGTCCCTGCTTGAGCAGAATATTCTCTAA
- a CDS encoding aspartate/glutamate racemase family protein, whose protein sequence is MLYRGKPDQVSYGEAIGIILLENYVPFIPGDVANATSYNFPVRFQRVPGFTVERIFAHDMSLVDALVRAALDLEGNGVRAITGDCGFMALYQNAIKAAVSVPVCMSSLSQIAFMRTMLGKGEKIGIITANSESLDDQVLGAAGIVPGPDLVIAGLEKADHFVSAVFREEGELDSERIKAEVVAVAKAMTRSHTDIGLILLECSLLPPYAAAVRESTGLPVFDYLTMIRQLYDAVVPRSYSGYL, encoded by the coding sequence ATGCTCTATCGTGGAAAACCGGATCAGGTGAGTTATGGCGAGGCCATCGGTATCATCCTTTTGGAAAATTACGTACCCTTTATTCCCGGTGATGTGGCAAACGCCACCAGCTATAATTTTCCGGTTCGTTTTCAAAGGGTTCCCGGTTTTACGGTAGAGCGCATCTTTGCCCATGATATGAGCCTGGTCGATGCTCTTGTCCGGGCCGCGTTGGATCTTGAGGGCAACGGGGTCCGGGCCATTACCGGTGACTGTGGTTTTATGGCCCTCTATCAGAATGCCATCAAAGCTGCTGTATCGGTTCCTGTCTGCATGTCTTCTCTTTCCCAGATTGCATTCATGCGAACGATGTTGGGAAAGGGGGAGAAAATCGGGATTATCACGGCAAATTCGGAAAGTCTCGATGATCAGGTACTCGGGGCTGCCGGAATTGTTCCCGGACCTGATCTTGTGATAGCAGGGCTGGAAAAGGCGGACCATTTTGTCTCAGCGGTGTTTCGAGAAGAGGGGGAGCTTGATTCCGAGCGGATCAAAGCCGAGGTTGTTGCCGTTGCAAAAGCGATGACTCGCAGCCATACCGATATTGGTTTGATCTTACTTGAATGTAGTCTTCTGCCCCCCTATGCCGCCGCCGTGAGAGAGTCGACTGGCCTGCCGGTGTTCGACTATCTTACCATGATTCGCCAGCTTTACGACGCGGTCGTTCCCCGATCCTATTCCGGTTATCTCTAA
- a CDS encoding M24 family metallopeptidase — translation MAAFTKEEYEQRIERTKAAMNERGIDLLFISQPANMNYLTGYDGWSFYVHQCVLVSLDQKEPMWLGRGMDANGARITTYLPDDCIRQYADDYVQSTVKHPMHFIADVIKEKGWDKKRIGVEMDQFYFTHRNYVELEKSLPDATFVDANTLVNWVRIIKSEAELEFMRAAGKVAIKVMDAAVANINVGSRECDAAAAIAAAQYSGTEEYAGDYPAIVPLMMAGEATKTPHLTWSGKRYTADEAVLLELSGVYKHYHAPIARTIFLGKNPPKLMQDTARTVIDGLKATLDFIKPGVTGEEVEAEWRRAISHSTVVKEARLGYSIGLNYPPDWGEQTISLRPGDKTVVKPNMALHLIPGIWYDDVGFEVDASIRITETGYESLYEYPVEIFLK, via the coding sequence ATGGCTGCATTTACTAAAGAAGAGTATGAACAAAGAATAGAAAGAACCAAAGCTGCGATGAACGAGCGGGGGATCGACCTGCTGTTTATCAGCCAGCCAGCCAACATGAATTATCTAACAGGTTACGACGGATGGAGTTTTTACGTTCATCAGTGTGTGCTGGTTTCCCTTGATCAGAAAGAACCCATGTGGCTCGGCCGTGGGATGGACGCCAATGGTGCCCGCATTACCACCTATCTGCCCGATGATTGCATCAGGCAGTATGCCGATGACTACGTACAGTCCACGGTCAAACATCCGATGCACTTCATTGCCGATGTCATCAAGGAAAAGGGTTGGGACAAAAAGCGGATCGGTGTTGAGATGGACCAGTTCTATTTTACCCACCGAAACTATGTTGAACTGGAAAAAAGCCTGCCTGACGCCACCTTTGTCGATGCGAATACCCTGGTGAACTGGGTCAGAATCATCAAATCCGAGGCAGAGCTTGAATTTATGCGGGCTGCCGGAAAGGTCGCGATCAAGGTGATGGATGCCGCCGTTGCCAATATCAATGTCGGATCGAGAGAGTGTGATGCCGCAGCAGCCATTGCCGCGGCCCAGTACAGCGGGACCGAAGAGTATGCAGGGGATTATCCCGCCATCGTTCCCCTTATGATGGCAGGGGAGGCTACCAAGACGCCCCATCTTACCTGGTCGGGAAAGCGTTATACCGCAGATGAAGCGGTACTGTTGGAGCTGTCCGGTGTTTACAAGCACTACCATGCCCCCATCGCCCGGACTATTTTCCTCGGAAAGAACCCTCCGAAACTGATGCAGGATACCGCCCGAACCGTCATCGATGGATTGAAGGCCACCCTGGATTTCATCAAACCTGGGGTAACCGGTGAGGAGGTCGAGGCGGAATGGCGCCGGGCCATCAGCCACTCCACGGTGGTGAAAGAGGCCCGTCTCGGATACTCCATCGGACTCAACTATCCGCCGGACTGGGGAGAACAGACCATCAGTCTTCGTCCCGGGGACAAGACGGTGGTCAAGCCAAACATGGCTCTTCATCTCATTCCCGGCATTTGGTACGACGATGTAGGCTTTGAGGTGGATGCAAGCATTCGTATTACGGAAACAGGATATGAGAGCCTTTACGAATATCCTGTGGAAATCTTCCTGAAATAG
- a CDS encoding pyridoxal-phosphate dependent enzyme, whose protein sequence is MNTMPNLRDVYTARNRIKGYAIRTPFIASPALAEEAGAAAVYLKLESLQNTGAFKVRGAANKILGLSEEERQRGVVTFSTGNHGKAVAFVAGKSGIPATVCLSEHVPSYRAELIRSFGATVHIEGQSQDEAEAAYERMRKEKGLVPVVPFDDPAIVAGQGTIALEMLEERPDLDVLLVPLSGGGLLAGVALCAKSVNPAIKVVGVSIERSPAMLESLKAGHPVAVEEKDTLADSLLGGIGAENHYTLPLISRYVDDHIVVGEEEIRKGLYYALKKHSLVIEGAAAVGIAAILAGKVSASGGSVGLVVSGSSVELDRYIEVVRREADAES, encoded by the coding sequence ATGAATACTATGCCGAATCTGCGGGACGTCTATACGGCCCGCAACAGAATCAAAGGCTATGCGATCCGAACCCCCTTTATCGCCTCTCCCGCTTTGGCGGAAGAGGCAGGGGCTGCAGCCGTCTATCTGAAGTTGGAATCCCTGCAAAATACCGGGGCCTTCAAGGTCAGGGGCGCTGCGAACAAGATCCTCGGCCTCTCTGAAGAAGAAAGGCAACGGGGGGTTGTTACCTTTTCCACCGGAAATCATGGCAAGGCCGTTGCCTTTGTAGCGGGGAAAAGTGGTATTCCCGCCACCGTCTGCCTTTCCGAACATGTTCCCTCCTATCGTGCCGAGTTGATTCGTAGTTTTGGGGCGACGGTTCACATCGAGGGACAGAGTCAGGATGAGGCTGAGGCCGCCTACGAGCGAATGAGGAAGGAGAAGGGGCTTGTTCCTGTTGTTCCATTTGACGACCCAGCCATCGTGGCGGGGCAGGGAACCATCGCCCTTGAGATGCTGGAAGAGCGGCCGGACCTCGATGTGCTGCTGGTACCCCTTTCCGGTGGCGGCCTTTTGGCAGGCGTGGCCCTCTGCGCCAAATCCGTCAATCCTGCGATTAAAGTGGTCGGTGTCTCCATTGAGCGGTCTCCAGCCATGCTGGAGAGTCTGAAAGCCGGCCACCCGGTAGCCGTGGAAGAGAAAGACACCCTTGCCGATTCCCTTTTGGGAGGAATCGGTGCGGAAAACCATTATACCCTGCCCCTGATTTCCCGCTATGTCGACGACCATATTGTGGTAGGCGAGGAAGAGATCAGGAAGGGGCTCTATTATGCCTTGAAGAAGCACTCCCTAGTCATAGAGGGTGCGGCGGCCGTAGGGATCGCTGCGATCCTCGCCGGTAAGGTTTCCGCCTCCGGCGGAAGCGTGGGGCTGGTGGTAAGCGGAAGCAGCGTAGAGCTGGACCGCTATATCGAAGTAGTAAGGAGAGAGGCAGATGCAGAAAGCTGA
- a CDS encoding TRAP transporter small permease has protein sequence MNQEQDIKTKERLKKNTKSVGKIIGLVIDWFEVGILSIGIAALAILLIANVVARTFFQSIYYADEVSKFLIILISFVGVSYAARKGRHIRMGAFLDLMPPKLEKIFIFIISAVNAVVLLIMAWYGFQYMNQMRILGQLTSALQVPYWTFMIIVPIGFASAGIHYIRTIIKNITEKEVWLSPEQQSEYEEEGTVGY, from the coding sequence ATGAATCAGGAACAGGATATAAAGACGAAAGAAAGGCTGAAAAAAAATACCAAGAGCGTTGGGAAAATCATTGGATTGGTGATCGACTGGTTCGAAGTTGGGATTCTTTCCATTGGAATAGCAGCCCTGGCGATCCTGTTGATTGCCAATGTCGTTGCGCGAACCTTTTTCCAGAGCATTTACTATGCCGATGAGGTTTCAAAGTTTCTCATTATTCTTATCTCCTTTGTCGGTGTTAGTTATGCGGCGAGAAAGGGGCGTCATATTCGTATGGGCGCCTTCCTCGACCTTATGCCGCCCAAACTGGAAAAGATTTTTATCTTTATTATTTCCGCAGTAAATGCTGTGGTGCTTTTGATTATGGCGTGGTACGGCTTCCAGTACATGAATCAAATGCGGATTCTGGGGCAGTTGACATCGGCCCTTCAGGTTCCCTACTGGACCTTTATGATTATTGTCCCCATCGGTTTTGCCTCTGCGGGAATTCACTATATTAGGACCATTATCAAGAACATTACGGAAAAGGAAGTATGGCTCTCCCCGGAACAGCAGAGTGAATACGAGGAAGAGGGAACGGTCGGCTATTAG
- a CDS encoding M20 metallopeptidase family protein, giving the protein MEFKARIAELKEELIALRRDFHMHPELGFQEYRTAEKVETFLKGLGLSPKRIADTGVVALIEGSSPGPVLMLRADIDALPIREENDLPYTSVNDGVMHACGHDAHTAMLLIAAKVLTEYRNRIPGTVKLVFQPNEEIAGAEKLVEQGLMKNPDVNAALGIHIWTPLPSGQIGIQSGAVMASMDVFKIVIQGRGGHTGYPESAVDPVIAASALVMDAQRIQTREISLMKPTVIMFGKIEGGTKNNIIPDTVTLEGSMRYLYAGGSGSEEDPPARLKRLAEAVCAVHGCSCEVHVERENSAVVNDRGMVELVHKTASQIVGADRVVGHASMAGEDFSAYASRVPAAFVFLGTGNPSKKSTYPHHNPRFNIDEDTMTTGVELFVRSVFAYFGNTT; this is encoded by the coding sequence ATGGAGTTCAAGGCCCGAATTGCCGAGTTGAAAGAGGAGCTTATCGCTCTTCGGCGTGATTTTCACATGCATCCCGAGCTCGGTTTTCAGGAGTATCGTACCGCTGAAAAGGTGGAAACGTTTCTGAAAGGGCTTGGCCTTTCCCCCAAAAGGATAGCGGATACGGGGGTCGTTGCTCTCATCGAGGGTAGCAGCCCCGGTCCTGTGCTGATGTTGCGGGCGGATATCGATGCTCTTCCTATCAGGGAGGAAAACGATCTGCCCTACACATCGGTCAACGATGGTGTGATGCATGCCTGCGGTCATGATGCCCACACGGCTATGCTTCTGATTGCGGCAAAGGTTCTGACAGAATACCGGAACCGCATTCCTGGAACCGTGAAGCTTGTCTTTCAGCCAAACGAAGAGATCGCTGGTGCCGAAAAGCTGGTGGAGCAGGGGCTTATGAAGAATCCGGATGTAAACGCGGCGTTGGGAATACACATCTGGACTCCCCTTCCCAGTGGTCAGATCGGCATCCAGAGCGGTGCCGTTATGGCAAGCATGGACGTCTTCAAAATCGTTATCCAGGGACGCGGAGGCCATACCGGTTATCCCGAAAGTGCCGTCGACCCTGTTATCGCGGCCTCAGCCCTTGTGATGGACGCTCAACGAATTCAGACCCGTGAAATCAGTCTCATGAAGCCTACGGTGATTATGTTCGGAAAAATCGAGGGAGGCACAAAAAACAATATCATTCCCGATACTGTAACCCTCGAAGGATCCATGCGCTATCTCTATGCCGGCGGCTCCGGCAGCGAAGAGGATCCTCCTGCCAGACTAAAGCGGCTTGCCGAAGCGGTTTGCGCCGTACACGGCTGCAGTTGCGAGGTTCATGTGGAACGGGAAAATTCGGCGGTTGTCAACGATCGGGGTATGGTCGAACTTGTGCACAAGACAGCTTCCCAGATCGTGGGGGCCGATAGGGTTGTCGGCCATGCTTCAATGGCAGGGGAGGATTTTTCCGCCTATGCCTCGCGGGTTCCTGCCGCCTTCGTTTTTCTGGGGACAGGCAATCCGTCGAAAAAAAGCACCTATCCGCATCACAACCCCCGGTTCAATATCGATGAGGATACCATGACCACCGGGGTGGAACTTTTTGTGCGAAGCGTTTTTGCCTATTTCGGCAATACAACGTGA